From Varibaculum massiliense, a single genomic window includes:
- a CDS encoding ABC transporter ATP-binding protein translates to MNNNQPDQPATPEEFHRYQKPRHATPPAPAAPPAGMPAVKTQVQRPATQKAFPARQSGNVLPRHTGVPQAASPLPPQVNSYQGANPALPQTPQPVNPTFTQASPPVTPAFPQSASSTFPQTQASAPQIPAAVSPQLPPLPSPQTTTSTGTPLPQKTATTSDNAPQGAPVVSLNNVYKIYRQGETEVRALDGIDLQIYFGQFTAIVGPSGSGKSTLLHCLAGLDSVTQGTVTVAGKDLAKMNDKTLTQFRRDHIGFVFQSFNLMPTLTALENIRLPQLLAGKKTSTTWENQIIEILNLKDRLTHKPSELSGGQQQRVAVARALITKPALLVADEPTGNLDSASSKEVLKLLRNAASELGQSVVMVTHDPSAAAVADRVLIVKDGKITQELSHPTRGQLSQVI, encoded by the coding sequence GTGAATAATAATCAGCCCGATCAGCCAGCAACTCCCGAGGAGTTCCACCGCTACCAAAAGCCACGCCACGCCACGCCGCCTGCTCCCGCAGCTCCCCCTGCGGGAATGCCAGCGGTTAAAACTCAAGTTCAGCGCCCGGCAACACAGAAGGCTTTCCCAGCCCGCCAGTCCGGCAACGTCCTTCCCCGACACACCGGTGTTCCCCAAGCGGCAAGTCCGCTACCTCCACAGGTCAATAGCTATCAGGGAGCGAATCCGGCTCTCCCCCAAACACCGCAGCCGGTAAACCCGACTTTCACCCAAGCCTCACCGCCGGTAACCCCGGCTTTCCCACAGTCGGCAAGCTCAACTTTTCCCCAGACGCAAGCGAGCGCGCCGCAAATACCGGCGGCAGTTAGCCCGCAACTACCACCACTGCCCTCCCCGCAGACTACTACCTCTACCGGGACACCATTACCCCAAAAGACCGCAACTACCAGTGATAACGCACCACAGGGTGCGCCAGTGGTCAGCCTCAATAATGTTTATAAAATCTATCGGCAGGGCGAAACCGAGGTGCGCGCCCTCGACGGTATAGATTTACAAATCTATTTCGGGCAATTTACCGCGATTGTGGGCCCTTCTGGATCTGGTAAATCTACGCTGCTGCATTGCCTGGCAGGTCTAGACAGCGTCACCCAGGGAACAGTGACAGTCGCCGGCAAAGACCTCGCCAAAATGAACGATAAGACTCTCACCCAGTTCCGCCGAGACCATATCGGGTTCGTTTTCCAATCCTTCAACCTGATGCCTACGCTGACTGCCCTGGAAAATATCCGGCTCCCCCAGCTATTGGCAGGTAAAAAAACCTCTACTACCTGGGAAAACCAAATTATTGAAATCCTGAATTTGAAAGACCGACTAACCCATAAGCCTTCCGAACTCTCCGGGGGACAGCAGCAACGGGTGGCAGTGGCACGCGCCCTGATTACTAAACCTGCCCTGCTAGTAGCGGATGAACCCACCGGAAACTTGGATTCGGCCTCCTCAAAGGAAGTGCTGAAACTGCTACGCAATGCTGCCAGTGAACTGGGGCAATCAGTAGTGATGGTTACTCACGACCCTAGTGCCGCCGCCGTCGCCGACCGAGTGTTAATCGTCAAAGACGGCAAAATCACTCAAGAACTTTCTCACCCCACTCGCGGGCAACTTTCTCAGGTGATCTAA
- a CDS encoding ABC transporter ATP-binding protein codes for MLIQTQGLTKIYGSHTVLADIDLTIDEGEQVAITGPTQAGKTTLLYLLSGIVRPSSGTVILDGRDLSEMSRRQLQALRRERFGFIFQSEQLLPELQVLENVALPLLLQGFGRAEAKQRALKELQRLGLEDISRQMTAGLSPALAARVAIARALAIRPRVIFADQPTALLDPVSGQEAMQALSLAAARTHATLLVSTVNPQVAAWCQRTITLRDGLIAQDSRRESTSETVFQIEDA; via the coding sequence ATGTTGATTCAAACCCAGGGGCTTACCAAGATTTACGGCTCTCATACGGTGCTGGCCGATATTGATTTAACTATTGACGAGGGCGAGCAGGTGGCAATTACCGGGCCGACTCAAGCCGGAAAAACCACCCTCCTGTATCTACTCAGCGGGATTGTGCGTCCCTCTTCCGGAACGGTGATCTTAGATGGCCGGGATTTATCAGAAATGTCGCGCCGCCAGTTGCAGGCACTGCGCCGCGAACGTTTCGGTTTTATTTTCCAATCCGAACAACTCCTTCCCGAACTGCAAGTACTAGAAAACGTGGCTTTACCACTGCTGTTACAAGGATTCGGACGCGCAGAAGCAAAACAGCGCGCCTTAAAAGAGCTACAACGATTGGGACTCGAAGATATTAGTCGGCAAATGACTGCCGGACTCAGCCCGGCTTTGGCTGCGCGAGTAGCTATCGCCCGCGCTTTAGCGATCCGCCCCCGGGTGATTTTTGCTGATCAGCCGACGGCGCTGCTAGATCCCGTCTCTGGCCAAGAAGCGATGCAGGCGTTATCGCTGGCAGCAGCGCGCACCCACGCCACCCTTTTGGTTTCCACCGTAAATCCGCAGGTAGCGGCGTGGTGCCAGCGAACTATCACCCTGCGAGACGGATTAATTGCCCAAGACAGTCGGCGCGAATCTACCTCAGAAACCGTATTCCAGATCGAGGACGCATAA
- a CDS encoding sensor histidine kinase has product MQRTDPYFRGVTYHRSSLVRSSLRLGIPFLAIELFSLVVHVGAMLVMFRRSRAVLSHYTAAVRYRASAMLGRQDASIWHFWQVPGGEAILERDNQSTPEYINSRSIPIFLFCLLVNLVACLPLLTLLLLVVNYFFHAVPFVFLRDYLALIFLWLLFALASGIYARLVFAIAASGPLSAEEIIQLHRSRREIVDAFEIERRRIERDLHDGAQQYLVAASMKVGEAELNLEVLASSESSKDCPEGEGSGDSDTCAQIPQILGLLREAQDANDQALAALRRTVAGVHPKVLSDKGLAEAVRDVCAESPLKVDVRMPFELPKLPPGAAAAAYYLVCESLTNVAKYAPQAEVSVLVVAGSSLVVSITDNGAGGASINPGHGLAGLQARLEAFGGTLRVISPAGGPTTVRGEIPIIVSAKETA; this is encoded by the coding sequence ATGCAGCGAACTGATCCCTATTTTCGCGGGGTAACTTACCACCGCAGCTCCCTGGTACGTTCCAGCCTCCGGCTGGGGATTCCCTTCCTAGCGATTGAGCTATTTTCACTGGTGGTACACGTGGGGGCAATGCTGGTGATGTTCCGGCGCTCGCGGGCGGTACTTTCCCACTACACGGCGGCGGTGCGTTACCGCGCCAGCGCCATGCTGGGGCGGCAAGATGCTTCTATCTGGCATTTTTGGCAGGTTCCCGGCGGGGAAGCGATTCTAGAAAGAGACAATCAGAGCACCCCGGAGTATATAAATTCCCGTTCCATCCCGATTTTCCTGTTTTGCTTGCTGGTAAATTTGGTTGCCTGCTTGCCGTTGCTGACGCTATTGCTGCTGGTGGTTAACTACTTTTTTCATGCCGTACCCTTTGTTTTCCTGCGAGACTATTTGGCACTGATATTCCTGTGGCTGCTGTTTGCACTGGCTAGCGGGATCTATGCTCGCCTAGTTTTTGCTATCGCTGCTTCCGGGCCCTTAAGTGCCGAAGAAATAATCCAGTTACATCGCTCTCGCCGGGAAATAGTCGATGCTTTCGAGATTGAGCGTCGCCGGATTGAAAGGGATCTGCATGATGGTGCCCAGCAATACCTGGTGGCGGCGTCTATGAAGGTCGGCGAGGCGGAGCTAAATCTGGAAGTGCTGGCCTCCTCGGAATCTTCTAAGGACTGCCCGGAGGGGGAAGGTAGCGGCGATTCCGATACCTGCGCGCAGATACCACAGATTTTAGGTCTTTTGCGGGAAGCGCAAGACGCCAATGACCAAGCTTTAGCGGCGCTACGGCGAACGGTAGCGGGGGTGCATCCGAAAGTGCTCTCCGATAAGGGACTGGCCGAGGCAGTACGCGATGTTTGTGCCGAATCTCCTTTGAAAGTGGATGTCCGGATGCCCTTTGAGCTGCCCAAGCTACCGCCAGGAGCCGCCGCTGCCGCCTACTACCTGGTGTGTGAGTCCCTCACTAACGTGGCAAAATATGCACCCCAAGCCGAGGTTTCAGTATTGGTGGTGGCGGGTTCTTCCCTGGTGGTTTCGATTACCGATAATGGAGCCGGCGGGGCAAGTATTAACCCGGGGCATGGCTTGGCCGGTTTGCAGGCGCGACTGGAAGCCTTCGGGGGAACTTTGCGGGTGATTTCCCCGGCGGGCGGGCCAACTACGGTGCGCGGGGAAATTCCGATTATAGTATCCGCGAAGGAGACAGCATGA
- a CDS encoding response regulator transcription factor, with protein MKIILADDATLIREGLAGLLERLGHQVIAQAEDAPGLIAAVKQADQAGQLPDVLVTDVRMPPGMSDDGLRAAVKIREGYPDLGIMVLSQYVAPAYAAQLFSADQLPPPGQHAAGTGYLLKERVSRVADFLNALKTVADGGVVVDPEVAVKLVRERGSALASLTARESEVLGLMAQGLSNEEIAKKLFLSGASVAKHIANVFMKLGLTPDEPNRRVRAVLAYLTATGLQS; from the coding sequence ATGAAAATCATTTTGGCTGATGACGCGACTTTGATCCGCGAAGGATTAGCCGGGCTGCTCGAGCGCCTAGGACATCAAGTAATCGCCCAAGCCGAGGACGCGCCCGGGCTAATTGCGGCGGTGAAACAGGCGGACCAGGCCGGTCAGCTCCCGGATGTGCTGGTAACCGATGTGCGGATGCCGCCAGGGATGAGTGATGATGGCTTGCGCGCGGCGGTAAAGATTCGGGAAGGGTACCCTGACCTGGGGATTATGGTGCTCAGTCAATATGTGGCCCCGGCCTACGCGGCACAACTTTTTAGTGCCGACCAGCTACCTCCACCAGGGCAGCACGCCGCCGGTACCGGATACCTATTAAAAGAGCGGGTGTCTAGGGTTGCCGATTTCTTAAACGCTTTGAAGACCGTGGCCGATGGTGGGGTAGTAGTAGATCCGGAAGTAGCAGTGAAACTGGTGCGGGAACGCGGATCCGCCCTCGCTAGCCTTACTGCCCGGGAAAGCGAAGTCTTAGGGCTGATGGCGCAAGGTTTATCCAATGAGGAAATCGCAAAGAAACTATTCCTCTCCGGAGCCTCAGTGGCAAAACATATCGCTAATGTGTTTATGAAACTGGGACTGACTCCCGATGAACCCAACCGCCGGGTGCGGGCCGTCCTCGCTTATCTAACTGCCACCGGTTTACAGTCTTAA
- a CDS encoding glycerophosphoryl diester phosphodiesterase: protein MDNRVFAHRGLNTLAPENTMAAFRKVVEHGLNWIETDVDILGDGTVIVCHDTNLDRTTNKSGGYYGLTAADLESIDAGSWFSPEFAGEKLPTLRQLVDFMNETGLNANIEIKSNEAGAAMTRQLIRAVIKELNRLNGPEVIVSCFNHVLLSEFHALAPEIPLGCLYETCTLNDDWRSVLELVGASYIHPEDSGLTREKVRAFRDAGFGVNVWTVNSPARANELFNWGATGIFTDVAHLIPRR, encoded by the coding sequence ATGGATAATCGAGTCTTTGCGCATCGCGGCTTAAATACCTTAGCCCCGGAAAATACGATGGCGGCTTTTCGGAAAGTGGTGGAACACGGTCTTAACTGGATTGAAACCGATGTCGATATTTTGGGGGATGGAACCGTAATTGTATGCCATGACACCAATTTGGATCGCACCACCAATAAATCGGGCGGCTACTACGGGCTCACTGCCGCCGATCTAGAATCGATTGATGCTGGCAGCTGGTTTAGTCCCGAGTTTGCGGGAGAAAAGCTTCCTACCCTCCGCCAACTGGTGGACTTTATGAATGAGACCGGGCTAAATGCCAATATTGAAATCAAATCCAATGAAGCGGGTGCGGCTATGACCCGCCAGCTAATCCGCGCGGTAATTAAAGAACTGAACCGGCTGAACGGTCCGGAAGTGATTGTGTCTTGCTTTAATCACGTATTATTATCGGAATTTCATGCCCTGGCTCCGGAAATCCCGCTCGGTTGCCTGTATGAAACCTGCACGCTTAACGATGACTGGCGCTCGGTGTTAGAACTGGTGGGAGCCAGCTATATTCACCCCGAAGATAGCGGTTTAACCCGCGAAAAAGTGCGCGCTTTCCGGGACGCAGGGTTCGGGGTCAACGTGTGGACAGTTAACTCTCCTGCCCGCGCTAACGAACTATTTAATTGGGGCGCAACCGGCATTTTCACCGATGTAGCGCATTTGATTCCCCGTCGCTAG
- a CDS encoding UDP-N-acetylmuramate dehydrogenase — MVKTDFTDSCEWISPRADHQPTKPVPAWYRKASDNKDALQGGEIPDLRDMTTIGTGGKPKAFYQVDTEDELVAAVREADRAGEQLLVLGGGSNLLCGENLSDLVVVQDRRSGVTVTEDTACGGALVSAPAGQSWDEFVCACIDEDQMGLEALSGIPGTVGAAPVQNIGAYGHEVAETLSTVRVFDRLRDGIRILPVGDLQLGYRTSIIKRSLQDEEAGGGHTWGYTGRYVVLAADFQLAHASLSAPIEYQQLAEKLGVKLGERADMREVRQAVLELRRSKGMVLDPADPDTRSCGSFFTNPIISTEDAEQLPPEAPRFPVFNLQLRNAVTGEAPQVEGQVKTSAAWLISHAGLEKGFALPRSNPDEGAPRAALSSKHVLALTNRDHATSGDIVELARAVQEKVKAKFNVNLEPEPVWVATEAN, encoded by the coding sequence ATGGTAAAAACCGATTTCACCGACTCTTGTGAGTGGATTTCCCCGCGCGCTGATCACCAACCCACGAAGCCGGTTCCCGCCTGGTACCGGAAAGCCAGCGATAACAAAGATGCGTTGCAGGGCGGTGAAATCCCGGATTTAAGGGATATGACCACTATCGGTACCGGGGGAAAACCGAAAGCGTTTTACCAGGTAGATACAGAGGACGAACTGGTCGCGGCGGTACGAGAGGCAGACCGCGCGGGAGAGCAACTCCTGGTGTTGGGGGGAGGTTCCAATCTGCTATGTGGGGAGAACTTATCTGACCTGGTGGTGGTGCAAGATCGGCGCAGCGGGGTAACGGTAACCGAAGATACCGCTTGCGGAGGCGCCCTGGTGAGCGCGCCTGCTGGGCAATCCTGGGATGAGTTCGTGTGTGCCTGCATTGATGAAGATCAAATGGGTCTAGAAGCCCTTTCGGGTATCCCTGGAACCGTAGGGGCAGCTCCGGTGCAAAATATTGGTGCCTACGGGCATGAAGTGGCGGAAACCTTGTCCACGGTGCGGGTTTTCGATCGGCTTCGTGATGGTATCCGGATTTTGCCGGTCGGGGATTTACAGCTGGGCTACCGCACCTCGATTATTAAACGCTCTTTACAGGATGAGGAGGCCGGAGGGGGACACACCTGGGGTTATACCGGACGTTACGTGGTGCTAGCGGCTGATTTTCAGTTAGCGCATGCCTCCCTGTCTGCGCCCATCGAATATCAACAGTTGGCAGAGAAATTAGGGGTTAAGTTGGGGGAACGCGCTGATATGCGCGAGGTGCGTCAGGCAGTTTTAGAGCTGCGACGCTCTAAAGGGATGGTACTAGATCCCGCCGACCCCGATACCCGCTCCTGTGGTTCCTTCTTTACTAACCCGATTATTTCAACCGAGGACGCGGAGCAACTTCCTCCCGAGGCTCCGCGTTTCCCGGTATTTAATCTGCAGCTGCGCAACGCGGTGACTGGCGAAGCTCCCCAGGTGGAGGGGCAGGTAAAAACCTCTGCCGCCTGGTTGATTTCGCACGCAGGCTTGGAAAAAGGATTCGCCCTCCCCCGTTCTAACCCAGACGAGGGCGCGCCGCGAGCCGCGCTTTCTTCTAAACACGTCTTGGCGCTCACCAACCGCGATCACGCTACTTCTGGCGACATTGTGGAGCTGGCACGCGCAGTCCAGGAAAAGGTAAAAGCCAAGTTCAACGTAAATCTAGAACCCGAGCCGGTGTGGGTAGCGACCGAAGCTAACTAG
- a CDS encoding sugar-binding transcriptional regulator: MSTETQPAEDPFSEPSASKDELARSAAFAYYVQGQTMEAIRRRMGVSRSTVSRLLSYARQRGIVTISVQTSNTPHTRLERQLQERFGVNVHIVELPPDTTQNRILETVAKTAAQMLGQLVQDGEIVGIAWGNTTTEMAVHITKKDVDNVTLVQLNGAASTDTSGIAHVGGILARMAYQWKANIVQFPVPAFFDNPETKEALWREGAVQRVLNWQERCTIAVFSVGALRAEIPSHVYSAGYLTHSELNKLALDKVVGDVCTVLIRPDGSWSDISLNKRATGPSPEQLRRIPRRLCVVAGKAKAPSLLGALNAGVVTDLVCDKAVAEKVWALVKP, encoded by the coding sequence TTGTCAACAGAAACACAACCGGCTGAAGACCCTTTTAGTGAGCCAAGCGCCAGCAAAGATGAACTGGCACGCAGCGCTGCCTTCGCCTACTACGTGCAAGGACAGACCATGGAAGCGATTAGGCGGCGGATGGGAGTTTCCCGCTCCACGGTCTCCCGCTTGCTTTCTTACGCGAGGCAACGGGGGATCGTTACTATTTCGGTGCAAACTTCAAATACCCCCCACACTCGTCTGGAACGTCAGCTGCAAGAACGCTTTGGGGTAAATGTGCATATCGTGGAGTTACCTCCCGACACTACCCAAAACCGCATCCTGGAAACTGTGGCAAAAACTGCGGCGCAAATGTTGGGGCAACTGGTTCAAGACGGGGAGATAGTCGGCATAGCCTGGGGGAACACCACCACCGAAATGGCTGTTCACATAACTAAGAAGGACGTGGATAACGTAACTTTGGTGCAGTTAAACGGTGCCGCTTCTACCGATACCTCTGGAATCGCGCATGTAGGCGGAATCTTGGCACGTATGGCTTACCAGTGGAAAGCCAATATCGTACAGTTCCCGGTGCCCGCCTTTTTTGACAACCCCGAAACTAAAGAAGCTCTTTGGCGCGAGGGCGCGGTGCAGCGCGTCCTCAACTGGCAAGAAAGATGCACCATAGCGGTATTTAGCGTGGGTGCGCTGCGAGCCGAAATCCCCTCCCACGTTTATTCCGCCGGTTACCTCACCCACAGCGAACTTAATAAGTTGGCGCTAGATAAGGTGGTCGGGGACGTTTGTACCGTGTTAATCAGACCGGATGGTTCCTGGAGCGATATTTCTCTAAATAAGCGCGCTACCGGACCTAGCCCGGAACAGTTGCGGCGTATCCCTCGTCGTTTATGTGTAGTTGCTGGTAAAGCTAAGGCTCCATCCCTGTTGGGCGCCTTGAATGCCGGGGTAGTAACCGATTTAGTTTGCGATAAGGCGGTTGCGGAAAAAGTGTGGGCGCTAGTCAAGCCCTAG
- a CDS encoding MIP/aquaporin family protein: MLATLNDLLVPMAAATPSSGEIFASEFFGTAILLMFGVGTCCTNNLLKSKGKGGGWLMINFGWGLAVYMGVYAAYKTGGHLNPAVTIMKAVWHGMDSNVTLNGPSIAKGGIPVTTTNVIIYIVAQLLGAMVGALLAYLTYKKQFDQPMEDPRPKLWCFSTAPEVRSYGWNLVTEIIGTFGLLAFVMVSGGTPTQVGPLAVALCIVVIGIALGGPTGYAINHVRDLGPRITFSLLPMKGGKPDADWAYSWVPLVGPTIAAIITPLIVVGLGMAA, translated from the coding sequence ATGTTAGCGACATTAAATGATCTGCTGGTACCGATGGCGGCAGCCACCCCAAGTAGCGGCGAGATCTTCGCTTCAGAATTCTTTGGCACCGCCATTCTTTTGATGTTCGGTGTTGGCACCTGCTGCACCAATAACCTTTTGAAATCGAAAGGCAAAGGCGGCGGCTGGTTAATGATCAACTTCGGGTGGGGTTTGGCAGTGTACATGGGTGTGTATGCAGCCTATAAAACCGGCGGTCACCTCAACCCGGCGGTCACCATCATGAAAGCTGTCTGGCACGGAATGGACAGCAATGTAACCCTCAACGGCCCCAGCATCGCCAAGGGCGGCATTCCGGTAACCACTACTAACGTGATTATCTACATTGTGGCGCAGCTACTGGGGGCGATGGTGGGAGCCCTACTGGCTTACCTGACCTACAAGAAACAGTTCGATCAACCGATGGAGGATCCCCGTCCCAAGCTATGGTGCTTCTCCACCGCGCCCGAGGTTCGTTCCTACGGTTGGAACCTGGTTACCGAGATTATCGGCACCTTCGGTCTGTTGGCTTTCGTGATGGTTTCTGGCGGTACCCCCACGCAGGTAGGTCCGCTAGCGGTTGCCCTTTGTATCGTAGTTATCGGTATCGCTTTGGGTGGTCCTACTGGATACGCCATCAACCATGTTCGTGACCTGGGGCCGCGTATTACCTTCAGCTTGCTTCCGATGAAGGGTGGCAAGCCGGACGCTGACTGGGCTTACTCCTGGGTACCCTTAGTTGGCCCCACGATTGCTGCCATTATTACCCCACTGATCGTCGTCGGCCTGGGAATGGCTGCCTAA
- the glpK gene encoding glycerol kinase GlpK codes for MTEKKYVMSIDQGTTSSRAILFDHSGQIVSLGQKEHEQIFPKAGWVEHNPIEIWDNIRECVADALQKAEVNRHEIAAVGITNQRETVVVWDKNTGEPVYNAIVWQDTRTSQIIRQLAGDEGLSKYRDICGLDLSTYYSGPEIKWILDNVEGAREKAEAGDLLFGNTDCWVLWNMTGGVNGGVHKTDVTNASRTMLMDIRTLQWREDICKDFGIPMSMLPEICSSSEVYGYGRKNGLLIDTPISGILGDQQAATFGQACFKKGMAKNTYGTGCFVLMNTGEEPVFSNNGLLTTVAYKIGDNKPVYALEGSIAVAGSLVQWLRDNLGLIKASDEIGKLASTVDDNGGVYFVPAFSGLFAPYWKDDARGAIVGLTRYNNKGHIARAVQEATPYQTREVFDAMMADSGVELKELRVDGGMTKDEMVMQFQADQLGVPLVRPEVLETTALGAAYAAGIAVGFWDGEQDVIDNWAEGKRWTPGEDREEYDRNYRLWKKAVTRTFDWVDTDVENA; via the coding sequence ATGACCGAGAAAAAATATGTAATGTCCATTGACCAGGGGACTACCTCGTCACGGGCAATTTTGTTTGACCACAGCGGACAGATTGTGTCGCTAGGGCAAAAAGAACACGAACAGATTTTTCCCAAGGCCGGTTGGGTTGAACATAATCCGATTGAAATCTGGGACAACATTCGTGAATGCGTAGCTGATGCCCTGCAAAAGGCAGAAGTAAACCGACATGAAATCGCAGCAGTGGGGATTACCAACCAACGCGAAACCGTGGTGGTCTGGGATAAGAACACGGGGGAGCCGGTATATAACGCGATTGTTTGGCAAGATACCCGCACCTCGCAGATTATTCGCCAGCTCGCCGGTGACGAGGGGCTTTCCAAGTATCGCGATATTTGCGGACTCGATTTGTCCACCTACTATTCCGGACCGGAAATCAAGTGGATTTTGGATAATGTCGAGGGCGCGCGCGAAAAGGCAGAAGCCGGTGACCTGCTATTTGGTAACACCGACTGCTGGGTACTTTGGAATATGACTGGCGGCGTGAACGGCGGGGTACACAAGACTGATGTCACCAACGCATCGCGCACCATGCTGATGGATATTCGTACCCTGCAGTGGCGGGAAGATATTTGCAAAGACTTCGGGATTCCCATGTCGATGCTGCCCGAAATTTGCTCTTCTTCCGAGGTGTACGGCTATGGCCGTAAGAATGGTCTGCTGATTGACACCCCGATTTCCGGGATTTTGGGTGATCAGCAGGCAGCCACCTTCGGGCAGGCCTGCTTTAAGAAGGGCATGGCCAAGAATACTTACGGTACTGGCTGCTTCGTGCTGATGAATACCGGGGAAGAACCGGTATTTTCCAATAATGGTTTGCTCACTACCGTGGCCTACAAGATCGGTGATAATAAGCCGGTTTACGCTCTGGAAGGCTCAATCGCGGTTGCCGGGTCGCTGGTGCAGTGGCTGCGTGACAACCTGGGATTGATTAAGGCCTCGGACGAAATTGGGAAACTGGCTAGCACCGTAGACGATAACGGTGGTGTCTACTTTGTGCCTGCGTTCTCTGGTTTGTTTGCCCCCTATTGGAAGGATGATGCCCGGGGTGCGATTGTGGGGCTGACCCGCTACAACAACAAGGGACACATTGCGCGTGCGGTACAGGAAGCTACTCCCTATCAGACCCGCGAGGTCTTCGATGCCATGATGGCAGACTCGGGTGTAGAGCTCAAAGAGCTGCGGGTAGATGGCGGCATGACCAAGGATGAAATGGTGATGCAGTTCCAGGCCGACCAATTGGGGGTACCGCTGGTACGACCAGAGGTACTAGAAACCACCGCGCTGGGTGCGGCTTATGCTGCCGGTATCGCCGTGGGATTCTGGGATGGCGAGCAAGATGTGATTGATAACTGGGCAGAAGGTAAGCGCTGGACTCCTGGTGAAGATCGCGAAGAATATGACCGCAACTACCGCCTGTGGAAGAAAGCGGTTACCCGCACCTTCGATTGGGTGGACACCGATGTAGAGAACGCCTAG